In Puntigrus tetrazona isolate hp1 chromosome 22, ASM1883169v1, whole genome shotgun sequence, one genomic interval encodes:
- the lingo3a gene encoding leucine-rich repeat and immunoglobulin-like domain-containing nogo receptor-interacting protein 3a, with amino-acid sequence MAACPRLCLPGLFVLLIAASLTHGQSCPQRCDCIPHQRAVMCQNKRLGSIPGGIPTDTRLLDLSGNSLRWVEYNDLATLSRLEELDLSENLISVLEPNAFSSLLNLRVLRLRANQLKLVPMGAFSRLTNLTALDLSGNKLVILLDFTFQDLKNLRSLEVGDNDLVYISNKAFLGLVGLRELTIERCNLTSITGQSLSYLRGLVTLRLRYLSIASLEEQNFRKLGGLRGLEIDHWPFLEYISPHSFQGLNLSWLSITNTNISTVPTGALRNLIHLASLNLSYNPISVLESWSLRDLVRLKELHLVGTNLILVQPYGLGGLQQIRLLNLSNNGLVTLEEGSFHSVNTLETLRVDGNPLSCDCRLLWILQRRKTLNFDGKSPICATPVELRGKALSTFSDSALFDHFTCQRPKIRNRKLQQLTAREGQVVSFVCRAEGDPTPVIFWISPQRRRITTKSTGRVIVLPEGTLEIRYAQVTDSGTYICIASNAGGNDTYFATLTVSGLPLDGALAANRTYYVGDLNDTNLNDTRVFLKFTLDLKTILVSTAMGCIMFLGVVLFCFILLFVWSRGRGQHKNNFSVEYSFRKVDGPAASGGQGGARKFNMKMI; translated from the coding sequence ATGGCGGCTTGTCCACGCCTGTGCTTACCGGGGCTGTTTGTGCTCCTAATCGCTGCATCCCTAACACATGGCCAAAGCTGCCCACAGCGCTGTGACTGTATCCCTCATCAGAGAGCCGTGATGTGCCAGAACAAGCGCCTGGGCTCTATTCCTGGAGGCATCCCAACTGACACACGGCTGCTGGATCTGAGCGGCAACAGTTTGCGCTGGGTGGAATACAATGACTTAGCGACTCTTTCGAGACTCGAAGAACTAGACTTGAGTGAGAATCTCATCAGCGTGTTGGAGCCGAACGCCTTCTCCAGCTTACTTAACCTGAGAGTGTTGCGTCTGCGAGCCAACCAGCTTAAACTCGTGCCCATGGGTGCCTTTTCACGTCTCACCAACCTCACTGCCCTGGACTTAAGTGGAAATAAACTGGTCATACTGTTGGACTTTACCTTCCAGGACTTAAAGAACCTCCGCAGTCTGGAGGTTGGTGATAATGACCTGGTGTACATTTCAAACAAGGCTTTCCTAGGACTGGTGGGGCTCCGGGAGCTAACCATCGAGAGGTGCAATCTGACCTCTATAACTGGACAGTCTCTTTCCTACCTTCGCGGCTTGGTGACTCTTCGACTACGCTACCTCAGTATCGCTTCGTTGGAAGAGCAGAACTTTCGCAAACTCGGTGGTCTGCGGGGTCTTGAGATTGACCACTGGCCCTTCCTAGAGTACATCTCTCCACACAGCTTCCAAGGTCTCAACTTGTCTTGGCTCTCGATTACCAACACCAACATTTCCACCGTGCCTACGGGAGCCCTTCGCAACCTAATTCACTTGGCAAGCCTCAATCTGTCTTACAACCCCATCTCGGTTCTTGAGTCCTGGTCCTTGCGGGATCTTGTCCGCTTGAAGGAACTGCACCTAGTTGGTACAAACCTGATATTGGTGCAACCCTATGGTCTTGGAGGCCTGCAACAGATACGATTGCTCAACTTGTCAAATAATGGATTAGTGACCCTAGAGGAGGGATCTTTCCACTCAGTCAACACACTGGAGACGTTGCGGGTAGATGGCAACCCTCTGTCCTGCGATTGCCGCCTACTGTGGATCCTGCAGCGCCGGAAGACCCTCAACTTCGATGGAAAATCGCCTATTTGCGCGACACCCGTGGAACTGCGAGGAAAAGCACTCAGTACCTTCTCGGACTCTGCGCTTTTTGACCATTTCACCTGTCAGCGGCCTAAAATTCGCAACCGCAAACTGCAACAGCTGACCGCACGTGAAGGCCAAGTGGTGTCGTTTGTATGTCGAGCCGAAGGAGACCCAACTCCAGTCATTTTTTGGATTTCTCCTCAGCGCCGACGTATCACTACCAAGAGTACTGGGCGAGTGATTGTTCTACCTGAAGGTACACTGGAGATCCGTTATGCCCAGGTAACAGACAGCGGGACTTATATCTGCATTGCAAGCAATGCTGGTGGCAACGATACTTACTTTGCCACGCTAACAGTCAGTGGATTGCCGTTGGATGGTGCTCTGGCAGCCAATCGCACCTACTATGTGGGTGATCTAAATGACACAAACTTAAATGACACCCGTGTCTTTCTAAAATTCACATTGGACCTCAAGACCATCCTGGTGTCCACAGCAATGGGCTGCATCATGTTTTTGGGCGTTGTGCTTTTCTGTTTCATTCTCTTATTTGTATGGAGCCGGGGACGAGGTCAGCACAAGAACAATTTCTCAGTTGAGTATTCATTCAGAAAGGTAGATGGCCCCGCTGCCAGCGGGGGTCAAGGAGGGGCACGAAAGTTTAACATGAAGATGATATGA